The window TTTCGACTTCTCTTGTAAACATCAATTGTCCTCCACTAGTATTACCAGCAAAAAGTAAGGGTTTGAGCTTAGCTCGAGCCAGGTAAATTGCAGCTGCGTACCCACTGGGACCAGAACCGATAATGATAACTTTGTGTTTTGTCATAGTAGTAATTTACTTAGCTAAATCTTCTATCATAGCTCGTAAACCGGCTTCTCCTGGAAATCCAACTTTGCGATCTACTTCCTTGCCATCTTTAAACACAATCATGGTTGGAATACTCATCACTCCATATTGCATAGCTAGCTCCTGAGCTTCGTCAACATCAACCTTACCAATCACAACCTTATTACCCAGCTCATCAGCCAATTTGTCAATAATAGGAGCAGCCATTTGGCAAGGACCACACCACTGAGCATAAAAATCAATGACCGCCGGTTTATCGGCTTTTAAAACTTTTTCATCAAAATCTGTTTTGGTAAAATGAGGTGCTGCCATGATATTTTTACTAGAAATAATAGCCAGTAAATTTTTACCAACAAAAACTCTAGTTTATTTAAAATTTAATAACTTATTAACAATATCTTCAAAATTAGTTTGATCGCGCTGACACTGAATTTTGCAAGATTCTTGAGCTAAAATTTTAGTTGCTATTTTGGTCAAAGCAGCTCGAACTGCCATAATTTGATTGATTGTTTCAACACAACCTTTATCTTCCTCAATCATTTTCTCAATACCTTCTACTTGACCTTTAGCCCGCCTGATTCGATCCAATAATAACTCTTTCTCGGATTTGTGTTTGCCACTTTGTAACATACCCCCATAGGGTATATCTAGATAGTAGTTTTGTCAAGGGGAAATCTGCTAAAACATCTCGTCGGGCACATCAGCAACCATGGTGCCTAGTTTTTCACCACCCAAAACCCGACCCAGATCTTCAGCCTTAAAAACTAAAATGGGGATTTTTTCATTTTGGCAAATAGCAAAAGCGTTGCTATCCATGACTTTGAGATGCTTTTCTAAAGCGGTTTGATAGTTGAGATATTTATATTTTTGGGCTTCACTATTTTGATCAGGATCACTAGTATAAACTCCATCAGTGGTACTACATTTTAAAATAATATTGCAATTAAGTTCAGCTGCTCGTAAAGCGGCTGCTGAATCGGTAGTAAAAAAGGGGCTGCTAGTTCCGCCTGCTAAAATCACAATTCTGTTTTTTTCTAAGCGGGCGAGTGCGGTTTTGCGGTAAAACGTCTCAGCAACGGCATTCATTTGAATAGCAGTCATTAAGATAGCGGTGCGTTTTTTATCCAGTCGATTAATGGATTCTTCCAAAGCTAGACCATTCATGATGGTGGCTAACATGCCAATATAATCAGCTGTAGCTTTATCTACTTGCGTATTTGCTTCTCGACCCCGATACAAATTACCACCTCCAACCACGATCGCCATTTCGTACCCAGTCCGCTCTCGCATTTCCAATAGACCCCGAGACACAGCATCCACTACATCAAAATTGAGTCCCTTTTCATTGGCTTGATTAAATGATTCGCCAGTTAGCTTAATCATGACGCGTTTGAAGGTAAAATCATGAGTCATATACATTCCTTTTTTAAAATGGTAACTCCAAAGATTCTAGCAAATCTATCTCCTTCTCCACAAGAGAACAATTCCACTGGCAATAAAAACAAGACTCATCCATTGGCCAGTAGTCAAAACCCCCAAGCGCCACGGATCAAGGCGTAAAAACTCCAAGCTAAATCTAATTAGACCATAACCAAAAAAATATATAGCAGTAAAAAAACCTATCTTGTGCTTGTATTTACTCTGCCACCATAAAACGCCCAGCAGAACAAGGTTTAATAAAGCTTCATAAGCAAATAAGGGGTGAAAGTGGGTAAAATTGATTAACTCAACTGGACGCTTGGCCAGGGGAATAAAAATAGCCCAAGGTAAAGTACTGGGTGGGCCAAAGAGTTCTTGATTATAAAAGTTGCCCAAGCGACCCACAGCTTGGGCTAAAGGCAAAGCAAAAACCAAAATATCGCTACTATATAAAAATAGAGAAATTTGCTTACTATACCAAAGATACAAAAGTAGCCCCAATAACCCACCAAAAATTGCCCCAAAAATCCCTAGCCCCCCCTGCCAAAGATATAAAATTTTAGCAAGATCTTCTTGATAATAGACCCAATAATCAATTACATGGTAAACTCTAGCTCCAACTACAGCCGGAATAGCTAGCCAAAGCAGCAGTTGATCCAAAGAAATGTGTTGGTATGTTTTATGAAAAGTCGTAAGTTGTTTTTGTACCTTCCCAGCTAATTCTATTCCCAGCCAAATACCCAAGCCAATTAACAACCCATATATATGCAATACCATAATTAGTAGATGGTTTTAATAAAAAACAATACATTGATTACAGTCATTACAATCAGATAAATTTGTAACTCTTGATCAGATATGGTTTTATTAATCTGCCAAAATAGCCAAGTTCGCAAATAGTCTTTATTACTCACAAAGTCCTGCCACTCATCTAGAAGTAGATGTAAACCCAGCCCTAACACAAACCCCTTGCCAAATAGCGAAGAAGTGGAACTAATAGTAAAAAAAGCTAGTAAGACCCATACAACCTGAAATAGAGCCGAGCGAAAGGTAAGGTGTTTTTGCAAACGTTTGTTGTACATCAAAAGCTGCCAGCCTTTTTTGAACTGTTTTTTAGCAAAATAGGCTTTAACGTAGTAGGCCAATTCAGTATCTGGATTAGCAAAATACAGATCTACCAATCTATCAGCATACAAAACCATGTATCCCAAACCACCGCCACATATCCACAAACCTATCGGCAACCAGTATTGCCAATATATATAAAGCTGATTGCTAAATAGTCGAATCAGTAAGATGGCAACGCTAATCGCGAAAACTGCAATGGTAGTGGGAATCTTGGGCAAGGTTTTCATAGCTTATTTCTAAGTATAACCCAATTAGATTTTCTTTTCTTTGCTCTTGATCTGTTTAAGCTTCCACATAAAAAGCCGAGATTTACTTTTAACATTAGTAGCATCGGTTACAAAAGAACGGGCTTGTTCTAAAAGTGATCTGGGCATGGTTTTGGCAAATTTAATATACATACTAACTCGCTTAAGATCATCAAGTTCCAAAGCTAAACGGTAACCATAATCCTGAAACTCTCGGCTAATATATTTACCACTATTGTCTAAATCATGATTTTGAAGCAAGTCTCCCAAGCTTTGCATTTTGGAAGCTTGGCGTTTTGGAGCTGGTTTCATAGACAATGGACTTCTTGGGTTTTTTCTAAAGCAGTGGCAAATAAAGCTGGTAATTGTGCCATTTCGGTCTGGCTAAAATCTTTTAAAACATAATTATCAGCCAAACTTAAACCCTGTTGTTTTATGCTTTGATAGCCTAAACCAGCAATACCTAAACGTAATCGACAAAAGTCTGAAGTATGAAGCTGGTCAACAATATTGTTTACCCCGTTGTGTTGTTTAGGTCCTTTATTATGGCTTAGTTTATAGTGGCCAAAAGCTATGTCTAAGTCATCGTGAATAAGTAGTAAATCCTGATGAGGTTTAAGCTTATAAAAATCTATCAAAGCTTTTACAGCTATACCTGAATTATTCATGTATGTTTGTGGCTTAACCAGAAGTAGATCATCGGCATTATATTTTAACTGACAAACCAAGCTTTTGAATTTTTCTTCATGGCAAAAACGAGCTTTGGGGTCAATTTTTTCTTGCAAAAAATCCACAAAGATAAAGCCAATATTATGACGGTTATAGCGGTGTTTTGGTTCCGGATTACCTAAACCAACTACTAGTTTCATACATTTATATTTTCTCACACAATATCTCAGCAACTTCTTCATCAGATACTTGTGGAAATTCCTGATAAAACTGACCAACTGCAAAAAACTGTTGCGGCACTTCCAAATAGTAAACTGCATCAACTTCTTTTTCCAGTAGTTGTAAGGTGTCTAAAGGTAAAACTGGTACCGCAATCAAAACCTGGTGAGGATTTTGCTCCCAAACCTCTCGGGCTGCAGCAATAATAGTTGCTCCCGTAGCTGCCCCATCATCAGCAATAATCACTGTTTTGCCAGCCAAACTCAGAGTTGCTTGATTCTGGCGATACAAACTGGTGCGCCTATCAATTTCCTGCTGTTGCCTAGCTATTTCTTTTTCCAAATAGCTATGATTGATGTGTAAGTCACTTAGAAGCTTTTCATTGAGATATAAGCTTCCTTTTAAACTTCCAACTGCTCCCAATGCTAATTCGCGATCACCGGAAGATTGTAGTTTTCTGGTTACAATAATATCGTGCTGACAAGCTAAAGCTGTAGCCAGTTCCCGTCCTACTACCACTCCCCCTCTGGGGATACTTAAGACGATCACCTCACTACCAGTAAAATCTTGCAAAACTAATTTTAGTTTTTGAGCCAGTTGTTGACCAGCTTGAGTTCTACTTACAAACATAGGTATTCTTATACTAACACATCATCCTACTTTGCCAACAAAAAGCCCCGTCAATGCGGGGCTTGTATATTTCTTTTCAAGA of the Candidatus Beckwithbacteria bacterium genome contains:
- the pyrH gene encoding UMP kinase; translated protein: MTHDFTFKRVMIKLTGESFNQANEKGLNFDVVDAVSRGLLEMRERTGYEMAIVVGGGNLYRGREANTQVDKATADYIGMLATIMNGLALEESINRLDKKRTAILMTAIQMNAVAETFYRKTALARLEKNRIVILAGGTSSPFFTTDSAAALRAAELNCNIILKCSTTDGVYTSDPDQNSEAQKYKYLNYQTALEKHLKVMDSNAFAICQNEKIPILVFKAEDLGRVLGGEKLGTMVADVPDEMF
- a CDS encoding aminoacyl-tRNA hydrolase, with product MKLVVGLGNPEPKHRYNRHNIGFIFVDFLQEKIDPKARFCHEEKFKSLVCQLKYNADDLLLVKPQTYMNNSGIAVKALIDFYKLKPHQDLLLIHDDLDIAFGHYKLSHNKGPKQHNGVNNIVDQLHTSDFCRLRLGIAGLGYQSIKQQGLSLADNYVLKDFSQTEMAQLPALFATALEKTQEVHCL
- the trxA gene encoding thioredoxin; its protein translation is MAAPHFTKTDFDEKVLKADKPAVIDFYAQWCGPCQMAAPIIDKLADELGNKVVIGKVDVDEAQELAMQYGVMSIPTMIVFKDGKEVDRKVGFPGEAGLRAMIEDLAK
- a CDS encoding phosphoribosyltransferase: MFVSRTQAGQQLAQKLKLVLQDFTGSEVIVLSIPRGGVVVGRELATALACQHDIIVTRKLQSSGDRELALGAVGSLKGSLYLNEKLLSDLHINHSYLEKEIARQQQEIDRRTSLYRQNQATLSLAGKTVIIADDGAATGATIIAAAREVWEQNPHQVLIAVPVLPLDTLQLLEKEVDAVYYLEVPQQFFAVGQFYQEFPQVSDEEVAEILCEKI
- the lgt gene encoding prolipoprotein diacylglyceryl transferase gives rise to the protein MVLHIYGLLIGLGIWLGIELAGKVQKQLTTFHKTYQHISLDQLLLWLAIPAVVGARVYHVIDYWVYYQEDLAKILYLWQGGLGIFGAIFGGLLGLLLYLWYSKQISLFLYSSDILVFALPLAQAVGRLGNFYNQELFGPPSTLPWAIFIPLAKRPVELINFTHFHPLFAYEALLNLVLLGVLWWQSKYKHKIGFFTAIYFFGYGLIRFSLEFLRLDPWRLGVLTTGQWMSLVFIASGIVLLWRRR
- a CDS encoding metal-sensitive transcriptional regulator, which translates into the protein MLQSGKHKSEKELLLDRIRRAKGQVEGIEKMIEEDKGCVETINQIMAVRAALTKIATKILAQESCKIQCQRDQTNFEDIVNKLLNFK